The sequence aaaagaaaaagatgttggaaaaatagtagaaaaaggttaaaaaaatacaaagaagagaaaaaaaaaaaaaaagaagcaagaaaggaaaaatattaaaaatatatatatatattgacatagATATAGATGTTACGTGAAAGTTTAATGTTGTAGATGTTGTAGATGaagattttataatataaaattttatattcaaattgtTTGCCGATATTTTAAATGCAATTAAATATGATGAATATGAATTGTTTGATAAGTATAAAGTTGATTATGCAATGATTTatgtttctataatttttttttggtcaattttgTTGAGAATATAATTGAAGATGTTGTTATTAAAGAGAATGCTAGGTGCTAAGAATTTTGTGGAAATGCGAGCAAGTTCATTGATATTATACTTCAGAGTCAGCAGTTATttcatcataattattttaaatgttaaatgatAATCTTATTTGCATATATCATTGGATGGGTTTTGATAtgttttagataaaataaacataagtaTATTTGTGGGTGaatttgtatataatattaatggTTATCTAGAAGTAATTATCATGTATATTGTGCCAAAAggttcaaaaattatattaatttataatttttaaaatttacatatactccaattaaaaattttatttatggaatGCTATTTGTACAATGCTTTAGTATCTTATttgatgataattaattaaattttatagataatTATTGAAATCACTTATTATGGTTATACTTCATATGCATTGCATGAGCTTAACACTAGTTCTTTTCTAATGcttctgtttaaattttaattaatcaatgatgtgtatataaattctttccttcaaaaaaaaaataataataataataaaaacaattgttgatgatttacttaattatttatttttccttaaatatcttaataataagcattattttggtaaatcacaatgtctttttttcttttttcaatcaataatctcatatttatatttctaatttgGCAACAAAGTATAACAATCCACAcccattggagatgctcttaaTGTTATACATATGcatctaattttttcttttctttatcaatattaatttaagcattttgtgaatcattatatgatattaattaattatatacaaaattattatcttcCGATGGTTAAGTTTGAGAAGTTACCACGACTTTCCACTTATTAATATTCCATAAACATTTATCGACTGATTTAGCTACATTTGCAGAGAATATATTCCCTacacatttttataatatttatctactatataatattaataatataatatttattaattcacatacatattttgtatttttgtgtatattataatttatatctattataatatttataaaaatattaaatttattatgatagaCAAATGATGGATTGGTAGACtgttaaacattaataatagttattaattttttgataaaaaatttgaaaaaaattaaatttaatagaaatttttataaaaatttctatcaaaattatagaatttttttataaaattatgaaggaattgatgtgaatatttaatgaaaaatttcataaaaattttgtgaaaatatcaaaaatttcgatgaaaattttaactattttcatTTGGGACCAAGATTTTCTATTCACCCTTTGAAAGTATGGAAATTTCCacgaaaattttaattttttaaaccttaGTTAGAATCTATCATGATACATATCTTGGTTCATTACCCAAATTGAAAATGtaattaagtaatatttatttatccattatattaaatatttaatttatataatatattagctattaaaattagaattttttgaaaaaggtGAAAAGGATATTAACAATAAGAATGAACAAAGTATGCTATAACATGAATTAAATGgaattcaaaaattaacaaCCATAAGCAAGAAGTGAACTTATGCATCATTTGTTGGCTCTTGATACAAGTTTGTGCACATTAAATAATGGTTTTTCACAGCAAACGTTTTGTGAATTACACATGCCTAGGGTAGAATCAGATTGTGTTGCTTTCCTTATACCAGTACttgtgatatatttttttaaataaaaggaGCAAACTAgattgaatatttaatttattccacacaatattacataaaataggataataattaaacatttcCCACCATTTTTCAATAATTCAAACTCAAAGGGATCTAGTAGTGCCCAATTTATTTAGTAGTGTAATTATTTCAGGCACGTACAATCACTTTTTCACACACATatgacatacatatatatatatatatatattactcatTCATAGGCTATCCCATTGAGACAGGAACTGTATTTTGTTTGCAGATCATAAGTACTGTTCCATACCAACACACCTGCATACTTTGAGTTGTTCGCTGATATATTCGGAATAACTGTATTGATCAGCTGTTCACATGGGATGTACCCGGGAATAATTGGGGTCGCCGGTATCCCCAGAAACAGCTTCGTCTTGTCGTGAACCGTCAAATTCCATGCCGTCCAAGATATCAAAAGCAGATCATCAGGAGTTTGGACAGTGGAATCATACTGGCATGCACTATTGTTGAAGTACTGAATCCAGATAATGTCAAAGTAACTTGCATGAATGGCTCTTGCAAGATATCTATCAGGATAAACACACCCAGGGAATGCTGAtaaaatgatttcttttttatttgctgtGGCAAAATCCTTCAAGGTCTGTGCAAGATATTCATAATATAGTGCGGAGCCATTCTCTATGCGAAAATCTATGCCGTCAAAGTTAACTTCATCAATATAGGAATTCCATAATTGCTTCGCAACCGCTTGGGCATCGGTCTCGGATATCAGAGAATACGTATCAAAAGGTCCTCCAAGAGAGATGAGGACCTTAATGCCAATTTGCTGACAAGCCTTTATGTCTTCACCCAAACGGATGCAACTGGTCCCCTCGCAGATAGGGGAAAGAACTTTGCCACCGCCAAAACTCTTAACATAGGCTACGTTTATGTAagaatagtgtttttttttacaGAGATCCCCTAGATGTCCTTCTCCCACACCCCAGTAGGTAGCTATGGGACCACCAGTCGCCTCAGAGATTTGGATTAAGGCCAAGGATAGGATCAGGCAAGCCACAACAAGTTTGGCTTGagaagccattttttttttttttttttttttttgggggctgcTAGGATATTAACAATACGATCGCTCAAACTATTTGTGGTCTTTTTAGTGATCGATGGATATGGGATGTGTTATTTTCCTAGGGGGTGACACCCTTTTATAGAGAAGTTTTCAGAGTACCAATTTGTGAAATTATTCAACTTTCATGGCAGAAAGAAATGCAGGTGGGTTCGTTCATTCATGCACGTGGAGATTCAGGCTGGAGCGGATACATAGATAAATACAAAAGTGGTCCCTTGGTTATAATATTAGGTTTCGTTGtccggaaaaaagaaaaaaaaaaatttatcgtTCTAGAtttataataaagataaaaataaaaataaaattattgtactatgaatattaatttaatatctttttccttttttttaatattaatgtaGTATCTTCTATAGGATATACTAACGAAATTTCTCAACCACAGCCCAAATCCAGTAAATCTTCATCCACCAAAAGAGTGGAGattacacacacacgc comes from Ziziphus jujuba cultivar Dongzao chromosome 6, ASM3175591v1 and encodes:
- the LOC132804038 gene encoding endochitinase Ziz m 1.0101-like — translated: MASQAKLVVACLILSLALIQISEATGGPIATYWGVGEGHLGDLCKKKHYSYINVAYVKSFGGGKVLSPICEGTSCIRLGEDIKACQQIGIKVLISLGGPFDTYSLISETDAQAVAKQLWNSYIDEVNFDGIDFRIENGSALYYEYLAQTLKDFATANKKEIILSAFPGCVYPDRYLARAIHASYFDIIWIQYFNNSACQYDSTVQTPDDLLLISWTAWNLTVHDKTKLFLGIPATPIIPGYIPCEQLINTVIPNISANNSKYAGVLVWNSTYDLQTKYSSCLNGIAYE